GTCTCCGCCGTTCCGCCGGCAGGGGGCGGGGCCGGAGCGGGTGCCGTCGTTCCGCCCGCGCCACCCTCCAATCTGATCGAGATCAAGTCACCCATGGTGGGCACCTTCTACCGGGCCCCGGAGCCGGGGGCCGAGCCCTACGTGAAGGTGGGAAGCCGCGTCTCGGCCGGCCAGACACTGTGCATAATCGAGGCGATGAAGATCATGAACGAGATCGAATCGGAAGTGACCGGCACCGTGCGCGAGATCCAGATCGACGAGGCCCAGCCCGTCGAGTTCGGCCAGGTCCTCTTCCGGGTCGAGCCCAATGTCTGAGCCCGGCGCGACGCGGCCCGCGGCGCCCGCGCCGGGCGCGGCGCCTGGCGCTCCAGCGGCCAAGGCCCCGCCGGCGACGGCCTTCTTCCAGAAGGCCATCAAGACGATGATCGAGAAGAAGGGTTCCGACCTCCTGCTGAAGGTCGGCCGCGCGCCGACGGTGCGCGTGGCCGGCGAGTTGGAGCAGATGGACATGACCCCGCT
This DNA window, taken from Gemmatimonadales bacterium, encodes the following:
- the accB gene encoding acetyl-CoA carboxylase biotin carboxyl carrier protein, which gives rise to MKKKNKPKASAKGKPAVPGDRDLAVLEKLLSMLDGSSAATIKLERGGTTYEVSRGSAASHHLVHSVPGGVAAGHSAPPVSAVPPAGGGAGAGAVVPPAPPSNLIEIKSPMVGTFYRAPEPGAEPYVKVGSRVSAGQTLCIIEAMKIMNEIESEVTGTVREIQIDEAQPVEFGQVLFRVEPNV